A section of the Shimia isoporae genome encodes:
- a CDS encoding carbohydrate ABC transporter permease, with the protein MQPRRIRWHIIVFLAPAVLVYTAVMIFPLFNTLRLALYSRIDQERVFVGLENFRTLFFDPIWAEQFWNALGNNFWFFIVHMLVQNPIGVALAAILSHPRLRFAALYRSAIFIPTILSFVIVGFAWKLILSPIWGIAPDMLDMIGLKSLFAPWLGKEEYALTTLALVSVWQFVGIPMMLIYAALLTIPEEILEAGEIDGITGFAAFWKIKLPLILPSIGIISILTFVGNFNAFDLIYTTQGALAGPDFSTDILGTFMYRTFFGFQLQLGDPHMGSAIAGAMFAIILVGVCIYLFGIQTRMRRYQM; encoded by the coding sequence ATGCAACCCCGACGCATCCGATGGCATATCATAGTGTTCCTCGCCCCAGCGGTGCTGGTCTACACAGCCGTGATGATCTTTCCCCTCTTCAATACTCTGCGCCTCGCGCTCTATAGCCGGATCGATCAGGAACGTGTTTTCGTCGGGCTTGAGAACTTCCGCACTCTGTTCTTTGACCCGATCTGGGCCGAGCAATTCTGGAACGCGCTTGGCAACAACTTCTGGTTTTTCATCGTGCACATGCTGGTGCAGAACCCGATCGGTGTGGCACTCGCTGCAATCCTCAGCCACCCGCGCCTGCGCTTTGCCGCGCTCTATCGTTCCGCCATCTTTATCCCCACGATCCTGTCTTTCGTGATCGTCGGTTTTGCCTGGAAACTGATCCTGTCGCCGATCTGGGGCATCGCCCCCGATATGCTGGACATGATTGGTCTCAAATCGCTCTTCGCCCCGTGGCTCGGCAAAGAAGAATACGCGCTGACCACACTCGCTCTTGTATCCGTCTGGCAGTTTGTCGGCATCCCGATGATGTTGATCTACGCAGCCCTTCTCACAATTCCGGAAGAAATCCTGGAGGCAGGCGAGATCGACGGGATTACGGGATTTGCAGCATTCTGGAAAATCAAACTTCCTCTTATCCTGCCTTCGATCGGTATCATTTCGATCCTTACATTTGTGGGCAACTTCAATGCCTTCGACCTGATATACACGACGCAGGGAGCGCTGGCTGGGCCGGATTTCTCCACCGATATCCTCGGCACCTTCATGTATCGCACCTTCTTTGGCTTCCAGTTGCAACTGGGGGATCCACATATGGGCTCTGCCATCGCGGGTGCCATGTTTGCGATCATTCTGGTCGGGGTCTGCATCTATCTTTTTGGCATCCAGACGCGCATGCGTCGGTACCAGATGTGA
- a CDS encoding carbohydrate ABC transporter permease gives MNKARSNPLNTTLMHVALVAYTLVALFPVFVILINSFKTRKAIFREPLALPNSDSFSLIGYETVLKQGDFFLYFQNSFIVTVASLFFILLFGAMAAFALSEYRFKGNTLMGLYLALGIMIPIRIGTVAILEMMVATGLVNTLWALILVYTAQGLPLAVFILSEFMRGVSDDLKNAGRIDGLSEYAIFFKLALPLVRPAMATVAVFNMIPIWNDLWFPLILAPAEEVKTLTLGSQVFIGQFVTNWNAVLSALSMAIIPVLILYVIFSRQLIRGITSGAVK, from the coding sequence ATGAACAAAGCACGTTCCAACCCGCTCAACACGACGCTGATGCATGTGGCCTTGGTGGCTTACACGCTGGTCGCGCTCTTCCCGGTCTTTGTGATCCTGATCAACAGCTTCAAGACGCGTAAGGCGATTTTCAGGGAACCTCTGGCCCTGCCAAATTCGGACAGCTTCTCGCTGATCGGTTATGAGACCGTGCTGAAGCAAGGGGACTTTTTCCTCTACTTCCAGAACAGTTTCATTGTCACAGTGGCGTCCCTTTTCTTCATCTTGCTTTTCGGTGCAATGGCGGCGTTCGCGCTGAGCGAATATCGCTTCAAAGGCAACACGCTGATGGGACTTTATCTGGCCCTTGGCATTATGATCCCGATCCGCATCGGCACCGTCGCGATCCTTGAAATGATGGTGGCCACCGGCCTTGTGAACACGCTCTGGGCGCTGATCCTCGTCTATACGGCGCAAGGTTTACCGCTGGCGGTGTTCATTCTGTCCGAATTCATGCGCGGAGTTTCTGATGATCTCAAAAACGCGGGCCGCATCGACGGACTGTCAGAATACGCGATCTTCTTCAAACTCGCCCTGCCGCTGGTGCGCCCTGCGATGGCGACAGTCGCGGTGTTCAACATGATCCCGATATGGAACGATCTGTGGTTCCCACTGATCCTTGCGCCTGCTGAAGAAGTCAAAACGCTAACCCTCGGCAGCCAGGTTTTCATCGGTCAGTTCGTGACCAACTGGAACGCGGTTCTCTCGGCCCTGTCGATGGCGATCATTCCGGTGCTGATCCTCTATGTGATCTTCTCGCGCCAGCTGATCCGCGGCATCACCTCGGGAGCGGTAAAATGA
- a CDS encoding Gfo/Idh/MocA family protein yields the protein MIRVLIAGLGNMGLSHALAHHRHLDSEIVGLVNRTGDVRHAELTGYPVFTDFYEALDACKPDIAVIATYSDSHADFAIAAMESGAHVFVEKPLATTVADAQRVVDCAKRLGRKLVVGYILRHHPSWMRLIKEARALGGPYVFRMNLNQQSEGAEWETHKALMQTTAPIVDCGVHYVDVWCQITDAKPVSVNGMGLRLSEEIAEDMYNYGQFQVTFDDGSVGWYEAGWGPMMSETAFFVKDVISPNGSVSITEADKSGSSDVDGHTKVGGLLLHRPDIDRLIELPDEPGHQELCDAEQDYVLRAIQQNTDLTRHMQDAVQSLAICLAADESVRTGKPVNLKEATL from the coding sequence ATGATACGAGTATTGATAGCAGGTCTCGGAAACATGGGATTAAGCCACGCTCTTGCCCATCACCGTCACCTAGACTCGGAGATCGTCGGGCTTGTGAACCGCACCGGCGACGTGCGTCACGCGGAATTGACAGGATATCCGGTGTTTACCGACTTCTACGAAGCGCTGGACGCCTGCAAGCCGGACATTGCCGTCATTGCGACCTATTCTGATAGTCATGCCGACTTTGCGATCGCGGCAATGGAGTCGGGGGCGCATGTTTTTGTCGAAAAACCACTGGCAACCACTGTCGCTGACGCCCAACGGGTTGTCGATTGCGCCAAGCGCCTTGGCCGCAAGCTGGTGGTTGGCTACATCCTGCGCCATCACCCGTCCTGGATGCGATTGATCAAGGAAGCGCGCGCTTTGGGTGGCCCCTATGTGTTTCGCATGAACCTCAATCAACAGAGCGAGGGCGCCGAATGGGAAACCCATAAAGCGCTTATGCAGACCACGGCTCCAATCGTCGACTGTGGCGTGCACTATGTGGACGTTTGGTGCCAGATCACAGACGCTAAACCGGTGAGCGTGAACGGCATGGGCCTGCGGCTTTCTGAAGAAATTGCCGAAGACATGTACAACTACGGGCAGTTTCAGGTGACTTTCGACGATGGATCGGTCGGCTGGTACGAAGCAGGCTGGGGACCAATGATGTCCGAAACGGCTTTCTTCGTAAAAGATGTGATATCCCCGAACGGTTCGGTCTCGATCACCGAAGCCGACAAGTCCGGTAGCTCGGATGTGGACGGACACACTAAGGTTGGAGGGCTGCTGTTGCATCGTCCCGACATTGACCGTCTGATTGAGCTGCCAGATGAACCAGGTCATCAGGAGCTTTGCGACGCCGAACAGGATTATGTTCTGCGCGCGATTCAGCAAAACACCGATTTGACCCGCCACATGCAGGACGCAGTGCAGTCGCTGGCCATTTGTCTGGCTGCAGACGAAAGCGTCCGAACCGGAAAACCCGTAAACCTGAAGGAGGCGACCCTATGA
- a CDS encoding ABC transporter ATP-binding protein, with protein sequence MTALTLKNVNKSFGEVHVLKDINIDIEDGEFVVFVGPSGCGKSTLLRVIAGLEDASSGEVRIGDDLVNTTPPSKRGIAMVFQSYALYPHLNVRKNMTLALKQEKQSKEVIEERVAEASRMLNLEDYLDRYPSELSGGQRQRVAIGRAIVRHPRLFLFDEPLSNLDAALRMNTRIEIANLHAQLSASMIYVTHDQTEAMTLADKIVVLRDGRVEQVGSPMELYNNPANKFVAGFLGSPAMNFMPAHLFGEGGDHVVGIRPEDLKVGDEGTLKAKVKHVEELGGDTNVVADLDGTSLTVRMFGQFPVRTGDTIALTAPEDRRYRFDAEGQRLTA encoded by the coding sequence ATGACGGCGCTGACCCTGAAAAACGTGAACAAGTCCTTTGGCGAGGTTCATGTTCTGAAAGACATCAACATCGATATCGAAGACGGCGAGTTTGTAGTTTTCGTTGGCCCATCCGGGTGCGGGAAATCAACGCTCTTGCGGGTTATTGCCGGTCTGGAAGATGCCTCCTCTGGCGAGGTTCGGATCGGCGATGATTTGGTCAACACCACGCCTCCCTCCAAACGCGGGATCGCAATGGTTTTCCAGTCTTATGCGCTTTATCCGCACCTAAATGTGCGTAAGAACATGACGCTCGCCCTTAAACAGGAAAAGCAGTCAAAAGAAGTCATTGAGGAACGCGTGGCGGAAGCCAGTCGCATGCTCAATCTCGAAGACTACCTTGACCGCTACCCTTCGGAACTGTCGGGAGGTCAACGTCAACGCGTCGCCATCGGCCGCGCCATTGTACGCCACCCGCGCTTGTTCTTGTTTGACGAACCCCTTTCAAACCTCGACGCAGCGCTGCGCATGAACACGCGGATCGAAATCGCCAACTTGCACGCGCAATTGAGCGCCTCGATGATATACGTCACTCACGATCAAACTGAGGCTATGACTCTCGCCGACAAAATTGTTGTTCTGCGCGACGGACGGGTGGAACAGGTTGGGTCTCCGATGGAGCTGTACAACAATCCAGCAAACAAATTTGTGGCTGGCTTTCTCGGATCTCCTGCGATGAATTTCATGCCCGCCCATCTCTTTGGCGAAGGCGGCGATCATGTCGTCGGCATTCGTCCCGAGGATTTGAAAGTCGGGGACGAAGGTACGCTCAAGGCGAAGGTAAAGCATGTTGAAGAGCTAGGTGGCGACACGAATGTCGTGGCTGATCTTGATGGAACAAGCCTAACTGTTCGCATGTTCGGTCAGTTTCCGGTTCGGACCGGCGATACCATTGCCCTAACTGCGCCTGAAGACCGGCGGTACAGATTTGATGCGGAAGGACAACGCCTGACCGCGTAA
- a CDS encoding substrate-binding domain-containing protein produces the protein MPCLFVMATLKDISAHLGLSVTQVSRAINDHSDVSEATKKRVREAATELGYVANQSARSLVTGRSGLVCLIRPGGLAGPADISALETVSGLSTAFFERDMQFVLHMMPPEEDVIPAYQRAIASGSFDGFVITETRPDDARVSLLEEMKVPFVVHGRTTEDARHPYFDIDNFEVGRQHVAYLAGLGHKRIALLNGPLDFAYAEFRLNGYKSALDHAGLKFDADLTVHGPMTEGNGIVWTARLFEDGPNRPTALICGNTLLAKGAYTALEAMGLKIPDDVSVVAHDDSILDIRGSAFFPSLTVTKSPFSESSVNLAEILCAEINKENDRDIHRLADVAFIERASTAPKN, from the coding sequence ATGCCATGTCTCTTCGTCATGGCAACGCTCAAAGACATAAGCGCCCATCTCGGGCTTTCCGTGACCCAAGTGTCCCGGGCGATCAACGATCACTCCGACGTCAGCGAAGCGACAAAGAAACGTGTGCGCGAAGCTGCTACTGAACTCGGCTATGTTGCGAACCAATCCGCTCGCTCTCTGGTGACAGGGCGTAGCGGGTTGGTGTGCCTCATCCGACCAGGTGGCTTGGCCGGACCCGCCGACATCTCTGCGCTGGAAACGGTTTCTGGGTTGTCCACCGCCTTCTTCGAGCGCGACATGCAGTTTGTTTTGCATATGATGCCACCAGAAGAAGATGTGATCCCTGCCTATCAGCGCGCCATCGCAAGCGGATCATTTGACGGGTTTGTCATCACAGAAACCCGGCCAGACGATGCGCGGGTATCCCTTCTCGAAGAAATGAAGGTTCCGTTTGTGGTGCATGGCCGCACAACCGAGGACGCGAGACACCCTTACTTTGATATCGACAACTTCGAAGTAGGCCGTCAGCACGTGGCATACCTCGCTGGCCTTGGCCATAAACGTATCGCTCTTTTGAATGGTCCACTGGACTTTGCCTACGCCGAGTTTCGACTGAACGGCTATAAGTCTGCTCTCGACCATGCAGGGCTGAAGTTTGATGCTGATCTGACCGTGCACGGACCGATGACTGAGGGCAATGGCATCGTGTGGACAGCGCGCCTGTTCGAAGACGGACCCAATCGGCCAACCGCACTTATCTGTGGCAATACGCTGTTGGCAAAGGGTGCATATACCGCGCTTGAAGCAATGGGCCTGAAGATTCCCGACGATGTATCGGTGGTTGCCCACGATGACTCGATTCTCGACATTCGAGGATCTGCTTTTTTCCCGTCGTTGACGGTGACAAAGTCGCCATTTTCCGAAAGTTCGGTCAATCTGGCCGAAATTCTTTGTGCGGAAATAAATAAAGAAAATGACCGCGACATCCATCGTTTAGCCGATGTTGCTTTCATTGAACGCGCCTCGACTGCTCCCAAAAATTAG
- a CDS encoding ABC transporter substrate-binding protein → MTLTLARSLKGAVAALALASGAQAEYITLASGITGSRVETFKAIVAPWEKATGNTVTLVPMPASTTDQFGQYRLWLAAGNKDIDLYQTDVIWAPQLADQFVDLADVAGELMDSHFPSIVESQTVNGKLVALPLYTDAPALYYRTDLLEKHGATVPETWEELTATAQMVQDAERAQGNADLWGFVWQGNAYEGLTCNALEWVKSFGGGQIIEPNGDISINNPKAVAAVELAASWPGTISPEGVLAYKEEEARGVWQTGNAVFMRNWPYAYGLGNGEDSAVKGKFGVTTLPTGGGHDVSAATLGGWNIAVSKYSEKQETAISLAMYLASPEAQKTRALLGSRLPTIVSLYEDAEIAAAAPIIPQWKDVFLQAVPRPSAPTKGDYNEVSSKFWSAVHNTLSGDGTAAENLELLELDLTDLKGAGW, encoded by the coding sequence ATGACACTTACTCTCGCTCGCTCTCTCAAGGGTGCGGTTGCTGCTCTCGCTCTTGCTTCAGGCGCACAAGCTGAGTACATCACACTTGCTTCAGGCATAACCGGTTCTCGCGTTGAGACATTCAAAGCCATTGTCGCGCCATGGGAAAAAGCCACCGGCAACACCGTCACCCTGGTACCGATGCCCGCCTCGACCACCGATCAGTTCGGTCAATACCGGCTTTGGCTGGCAGCCGGAAACAAAGACATCGACCTCTATCAGACCGACGTGATCTGGGCACCTCAACTTGCTGACCAGTTTGTCGATTTGGCCGATGTTGCGGGCGAGCTTATGGATAGCCACTTTCCGTCGATCGTCGAGAGCCAGACCGTGAATGGCAAGTTGGTCGCTTTGCCGCTCTACACGGATGCGCCGGCGTTATATTATCGAACCGACCTGCTTGAAAAACACGGCGCAACCGTTCCTGAAACCTGGGAAGAACTCACCGCTACGGCACAAATGGTCCAAGATGCCGAACGCGCGCAAGGAAATGCCGATCTCTGGGGCTTTGTCTGGCAGGGCAATGCGTACGAAGGCTTGACCTGCAACGCGCTGGAATGGGTCAAATCTTTCGGCGGCGGCCAAATTATCGAACCCAACGGTGATATCTCGATCAACAACCCAAAGGCGGTCGCAGCTGTGGAGCTGGCTGCCAGCTGGCCGGGCACCATTTCCCCCGAGGGCGTCTTGGCTTACAAGGAAGAGGAGGCACGTGGCGTTTGGCAAACCGGCAACGCTGTGTTTATGCGTAATTGGCCATATGCCTACGGGCTGGGCAATGGCGAAGACAGCGCAGTCAAAGGCAAGTTCGGGGTGACCACGCTGCCAACGGGCGGCGGCCACGACGTCAGTGCAGCTACCCTTGGCGGCTGGAACATCGCGGTATCGAAGTACTCCGAGAAACAGGAAACAGCGATCTCGCTGGCGATGTATCTGGCGAGCCCCGAGGCACAGAAAACACGTGCCCTGCTGGGAAGCCGCCTCCCGACAATCGTATCACTTTACGAAGACGCGGAGATCGCTGCAGCCGCGCCAATCATCCCACAATGGAAGGACGTCTTCCTACAAGCCGTACCGCGTCCATCGGCACCGACCAAAGGCGACTACAACGAGGTTTCCTCCAAGTTCTGGTCTGCGGTCCACAATACGCTTTCGGGTGACGGAACTGCTGCCGAAAACCTCGAACTGCTAGAGCTTGACCTGACCGACCTCAAAGGCGCCGGCTGGTAA
- a CDS encoding carbohydrate ABC transporter permease, which translates to MSHSSARSSGHSLTAQRRRAAMWFLAPMICALLFVAAWPLMRTIYFSFTNTTLTSLYGGEWIGFDNYLSYRKLSSGRVIWRGTLVDPAWWNAVYNTVRFSVISVSIETVLGLGVALVLHRNFVGRGWVRAAILIPWAIPTIISARMWGWMLNDQFGIINDLGLRLGLLSEKIAWTADIETAMTAVLIVDVWKTTPFMALLCLAGLQMIPKDIYEAAKVDGIHPIRVFFRVTLPLIRPALMVAVIFRMLDALRIFDLIYVLTPNSKATKTMSVIARENLIDFDKFAYGSAQSTLLFALVAIFVSLYIWLGKVDLSGEKS; encoded by the coding sequence ATGAGCCACTCCTCTGCCCGTTCGTCAGGCCACAGCCTGACGGCTCAGCGCCGCCGCGCCGCGATGTGGTTTCTCGCACCGATGATCTGCGCACTGCTTTTTGTTGCTGCATGGCCCTTGATGCGCACCATCTACTTTTCTTTTACCAACACAACGCTCACCAGCCTCTATGGCGGCGAGTGGATCGGGTTTGACAACTACCTCAGCTATCGCAAGCTGTCCTCTGGCCGGGTGATATGGCGCGGTACGCTGGTCGACCCTGCGTGGTGGAACGCCGTCTATAATACCGTGCGCTTTTCAGTCATTTCCGTTTCAATCGAAACTGTGCTTGGTCTAGGAGTCGCGTTGGTTTTGCACCGGAACTTTGTGGGGCGCGGATGGGTCCGCGCCGCCATTTTGATCCCCTGGGCCATTCCGACAATCATATCCGCGCGAATGTGGGGTTGGATGCTCAATGACCAATTCGGCATCATCAACGATCTCGGGCTACGCCTCGGACTGCTCAGCGAAAAAATCGCATGGACCGCAGATATCGAAACCGCGATGACCGCAGTTTTGATTGTTGATGTTTGGAAAACCACACCGTTCATGGCGCTACTCTGCCTTGCCGGGCTTCAGATGATCCCGAAAGACATTTACGAGGCAGCCAAGGTTGATGGCATACATCCAATCCGCGTTTTCTTCCGCGTTACGCTACCGCTGATCCGGCCAGCCCTGATGGTTGCTGTGATCTTTCGCATGCTTGATGCACTAAGGATTTTCGACCTGATTTATGTGCTGACGCCGAATTCCAAGGCGACCAAAACCATGTCTGTCATCGCCCGCGAAAATCTCATCGACTTTGACAAATTTGCCTACGGATCGGCACAATCCACGCTGCTCTTTGCGCTCGTGGCGATCTTTGTTTCACTATACATCTGGCTCGGCAAAGTCGATCTGTCTGGAGAAAAATCCTGA
- a CDS encoding carbohydrate ABC transporter permease, which translates to MEKLVKTTAFYALVLFIVVLAVFPFYYAVITSFKTGTALFEVDYVPTSFDLSNYISVLANKNFARSIANSVLISGATVGFAMFLAVTASYALARVRFRGRGLLLMSILAVSMFPQIAVLAGLFELVRFLGIYNTPWAMILSYTIFTLPFTVWVLTTFMRDLPVEIEEAAIIDGATPWQIITQVFLPLMWPALVTTGLLAFIGAWNEFLFALTFTASETQRTVPVAIALLSGSSEFETPWGLLMAASVIVTVPLIILVLIFQRKIVAGLTAGSVKG; encoded by the coding sequence ATGGAAAAACTTGTCAAAACCACTGCGTTCTACGCGCTCGTACTCTTCATTGTCGTGCTGGCGGTTTTCCCGTTTTACTACGCCGTGATCACAAGCTTCAAAACCGGGACTGCGCTCTTCGAAGTGGATTACGTACCCACATCGTTTGACCTTTCCAATTATATCTCGGTGTTGGCGAACAAGAATTTCGCGCGCTCAATTGCAAACTCCGTCCTGATTTCGGGCGCGACAGTTGGCTTTGCAATGTTCCTTGCGGTGACAGCGTCCTACGCTCTGGCGCGAGTGCGGTTTCGCGGGCGTGGGCTTTTGCTCATGTCGATCCTCGCTGTCTCTATGTTTCCTCAGATCGCCGTACTTGCTGGATTGTTCGAACTGGTGCGCTTTCTCGGCATCTACAACACCCCCTGGGCCATGATCCTGTCGTATACGATCTTTACCTTGCCATTCACCGTCTGGGTGCTGACCACCTTTATGCGAGACCTGCCCGTTGAAATCGAAGAAGCAGCGATCATCGACGGCGCTACTCCTTGGCAGATCATAACTCAGGTATTCTTGCCGCTCATGTGGCCCGCGCTCGTGACAACAGGCTTGCTGGCATTCATCGGCGCGTGGAACGAGTTTCTCTTTGCGCTGACCTTTACCGCATCCGAGACCCAACGCACCGTTCCCGTTGCCATAGCACTTTTGTCTGGCAGCAGCGAATTCGAAACGCCCTGGGGATTGCTGATGGCCGCCTCGGTGATCGTGACCGTGCCGCTCATCATCCTCGTCCTGATCTTTCAACGCAAAATCGTGGCTGGCCTCACCGCCGGCAGCGTCAAAGGCTAA
- a CDS encoding ABC transporter ATP-binding protein: MAEIKLTQLRKKFGAVEVIKGVDLEIRKGEFMVFVGPSGCGKSTLLRLISGLEEISDGSLDFDGERVNDLVPSKRGIAMVFQSYALYPHMTVFQNMAFGMKLAKNSKEEMDARVTQAAEMLQIDHLLDRKPKQLSGGQRQRVAIGRAIVRDPRVFLFDEPLSNLDAALRVQTRLEIAKLHHDMDGVTMIYVTHDQVEAMTLADRICVLRDGMVEQVGTPEELYDSPDNVFVAGFIGSPKMNLLKGALAEAHECATYGIRAEHIEVCSDSDGIWQGIIVHAENLGSDHYLFVDIGADEPLIVRQPGKQNIALGTSLSLRPQAGQEHRFDGAERAIR, encoded by the coding sequence ATGGCAGAAATCAAACTCACTCAGTTGCGCAAAAAATTCGGCGCGGTCGAAGTCATCAAGGGGGTGGATCTGGAGATCCGCAAAGGAGAGTTCATGGTCTTTGTGGGGCCATCCGGATGCGGCAAGTCGACCTTGTTACGGCTCATTTCCGGTCTTGAGGAGATTTCGGACGGATCGTTGGATTTTGACGGCGAACGGGTCAATGACCTTGTGCCATCAAAGCGCGGAATCGCAATGGTGTTCCAGTCCTACGCGCTCTACCCGCATATGACCGTGTTTCAGAATATGGCTTTTGGCATGAAACTCGCCAAAAACTCAAAAGAAGAGATGGACGCGCGGGTAACGCAGGCTGCCGAGATGCTGCAGATCGATCATTTGTTGGACCGCAAGCCCAAACAACTTTCAGGCGGCCAACGCCAACGGGTGGCCATTGGTCGGGCCATCGTGCGCGACCCTCGTGTTTTCCTATTTGATGAGCCGTTGTCCAACCTCGATGCGGCCTTGCGCGTACAGACCCGACTCGAAATTGCCAAGCTGCACCATGATATGGATGGCGTCACCATGATCTATGTAACTCATGATCAGGTCGAAGCGATGACGCTGGCGGATCGCATCTGTGTGTTAAGGGATGGCATGGTCGAGCAAGTCGGCACTCCGGAAGAGCTCTACGACAGCCCCGACAATGTGTTTGTGGCCGGCTTTATCGGATCTCCGAAAATGAACCTTCTAAAAGGGGCGCTGGCTGAGGCACATGAGTGCGCCACCTATGGCATTCGCGCAGAACACATCGAGGTTTGCTCCGACTCCGACGGGATATGGCAAGGTATTATTGTGCATGCCGAAAACCTCGGCTCGGACCACTATTTGTTCGTTGACATTGGTGCCGATGAACCGCTGATCGTCCGCCAGCCCGGGAAACAGAACATTGCTCTGGGCACCTCCCTGTCCCTGCGCCCGCAGGCCGGACAAGAACACCGTTTTGACGGCGCAGAACGCGCCATTCGCTGA
- a CDS encoding alpha-glucosidase, whose amino-acid sequence MTKIVLVGAGSLQFGTGMLGDIFQSAHLKGADIILHDINLKAAKRTLGVAADYISANNLDHKVSATTDLGDALAGADFVVISIEVGDRFALWDLDWKVPQQYGIPQVYGENGGPGGLFHSLRIVPPILDICQSVADTCPDATVFCYSNPMSRICTTVHRKFPDLKFVGMCHEIVSLERHLAPLLGVERSEITYRAGGLNHFSVMTDVTYTKDGSSAYADVVNKAEAYFGAKPGYSEILQASRKTGTSIETEGWMEVDLSKVETIRPWSDRWLFAHVLKTFGALPITYDSHFGEYIQWAHDCSDHQGILDFYTYYRNFLGKTDPKIENTLKERVVPIIEALIGATPAYEEYAVNIPNKGFIKNLPEWICVEVPAIIDETGIQGISVDVPAGVRGLLSNQIGVHDMTAEAILNQSRELVVQALLVDPVVIKSQGMEALVDHMIAEQSPWLDYLS is encoded by the coding sequence ATGACCAAGATCGTTCTCGTAGGCGCTGGAAGCCTTCAATTCGGCACAGGCATGCTCGGTGATATCTTCCAAAGTGCGCATTTGAAAGGCGCAGACATCATCCTGCACGACATCAACCTGAAGGCGGCTAAGCGCACGTTGGGTGTTGCCGCGGACTACATCTCCGCCAACAACCTGGACCATAAAGTCTCCGCCACCACCGACCTCGGGGATGCCCTTGCAGGAGCGGACTTCGTTGTGATTTCCATCGAAGTCGGAGACCGCTTTGCTCTTTGGGATTTGGATTGGAAGGTTCCTCAGCAGTATGGCATCCCTCAGGTCTATGGCGAGAATGGTGGCCCCGGTGGTCTGTTCCACTCCCTTCGCATCGTGCCGCCAATCCTCGACATATGTCAGTCGGTTGCTGACACCTGCCCCGACGCAACCGTCTTTTGTTATTCCAACCCGATGAGCCGCATCTGCACAACGGTGCACCGCAAGTTCCCGGACCTAAAGTTTGTGGGCATGTGCCACGAAATCGTTTCACTGGAACGCCATCTCGCCCCATTGTTGGGCGTCGAACGGTCCGAAATCACCTATCGCGCAGGCGGCCTGAACCACTTTTCAGTGATGACGGATGTGACCTACACCAAAGACGGAAGCTCTGCTTATGCAGACGTAGTAAACAAGGCAGAAGCTTATTTTGGTGCCAAGCCCGGCTATTCGGAAATTCTGCAAGCCTCTCGCAAGACCGGAACCTCCATCGAAACAGAAGGGTGGATGGAAGTGGACCTTTCCAAGGTCGAAACCATCCGCCCTTGGTCGGATCGGTGGCTGTTCGCCCATGTATTGAAAACTTTCGGTGCGCTGCCCATCACCTATGACAGCCACTTTGGAGAATATATCCAATGGGCGCACGATTGTTCGGATCATCAGGGCATTCTCGATTTCTACACCTACTACCGCAACTTCCTTGGCAAGACTGACCCCAAGATCGAAAACACCCTCAAGGAACGTGTTGTACCAATCATCGAAGCCTTGATCGGTGCCACACCGGCCTACGAGGAGTATGCGGTGAACATTCCCAACAAGGGCTTCATCAAAAATCTACCGGAATGGATATGCGTCGAAGTGCCAGCGATTATCGACGAGACAGGCATCCAAGGCATCTCTGTAGATGTTCCCGCCGGTGTCCGCGGCTTGCTAAGCAACCAGATAGGCGTGCATGACATGACCGCTGAAGCCATACTGAATCAGAGTCGGGAACTTGTGGTTCAGGCGCTGTTGGTGGATCCGGTGGTGATCAAAAGCCAGGGAATGGAAGCCCTTGTGGATCACATGATTGCAGAGCAATCGCCTTGGTTGGACTACCTTTCCTGA